A window of the Deltaproteobacteria bacterium genome harbors these coding sequences:
- a CDS encoding D-aminoacylase translates to MIALLCAAVFDLILSGGRVVDGTGSPWFRADVGIRGDSIAAVGDLSREKTKRRVELRDLAIAPGFIDLLGQSELNVLIDPREESKVRQGITTELTGEGISPAPMNAAWIHEQEPWLRKYKLKIDWTDLSGYFRRLRKARPSINEAVLVGAGQVRGIVLGFKDVQPDEKQLARMQRLVQTAMRQGAFGVSTGLIYQPGSFARTPELIALAKVAAKHRGIYASHIRSESKRIGDALDEAFTIAREARVPVEIWHLKVSGRANWGRMKEVVGRIEAARAAGLDVTADMYPWIASANGLDATIPDWAHEGGVDAMLARIRDPAQRAKMIAEIEPDLHPEDILLLSAVNPEVKKHVGKRLDAAARDLGKTPAEALVDLVALDRASIGVARFGMSEDDVKVGLSQPWVAMDTDYGGMGIDGPFAAEGSAHPRAFASTARILGHYARDERLFTVEEAVRKMTSLPARRLGLQDRGLIRVGMKADLVVFDPATIRDTATFEKPMAYPEGIPYVAVNGRLVLDNGKRTKERPGRPLLHSP, encoded by the coding sequence ATGATCGCGCTGCTCTGCGCGGCGGTCTTCGATCTGATCCTCTCCGGCGGGCGCGTCGTCGACGGGACCGGGTCGCCGTGGTTCCGGGCGGACGTCGGGATCCGCGGCGACAGCATCGCCGCCGTCGGCGATCTTTCTCGGGAAAAGACGAAACGGCGGGTCGAGCTGCGGGATCTGGCGATCGCGCCCGGGTTCATAGATCTCCTCGGGCAGAGCGAGCTCAACGTGCTGATCGATCCCCGCGAGGAGTCGAAGGTCCGCCAGGGGATCACCACCGAGCTGACCGGCGAAGGCATCTCGCCGGCGCCGATGAATGCCGCCTGGATCCACGAGCAGGAGCCCTGGCTCCGCAAGTACAAGCTGAAGATCGACTGGACGGATCTTTCCGGATACTTCCGACGGCTGCGCAAGGCCCGCCCGAGCATCAACGAAGCGGTGCTGGTCGGCGCGGGGCAGGTGCGCGGGATCGTCCTCGGATTCAAGGACGTGCAGCCCGACGAGAAGCAGCTGGCGAGGATGCAGAGGCTGGTGCAGACAGCGATGCGGCAGGGCGCGTTCGGCGTCTCGACCGGCCTCATCTACCAGCCGGGAAGCTTCGCCCGTACTCCGGAGCTGATCGCCCTCGCCAAGGTGGCGGCGAAGCACCGCGGGATCTACGCGAGTCACATCCGGAGCGAGTCGAAGAGGATCGGCGACGCGCTCGACGAGGCGTTCACCATTGCCCGCGAGGCGCGAGTGCCGGTGGAGATCTGGCATCTCAAGGTCTCCGGGCGCGCCAACTGGGGCCGGATGAAGGAGGTCGTAGGCCGGATCGAGGCGGCGCGGGCAGCCGGGCTCGACGTCACCGCCGACATGTATCCCTGGATCGCGAGCGCGAACGGGCTGGACGCGACGATCCCGGACTGGGCGCACGAGGGCGGAGTGGACGCGATGTTGGCGCGCATCCGCGATCCGGCTCAGCGGGCGAAGATGATCGCGGAGATCGAGCCCGATCTCCACCCGGAGGACATCCTTCTGCTCTCCGCCGTCAACCCGGAGGTGAAGAAGCACGTCGGCAAGCGGCTGGACGCGGCTGCGCGCGATCTGGGAAAGACGCCTGCCGAGGCGCTCGTCGACCTCGTCGCGCTGGATCGGGCCTCCATCGGCGTGGCGCGCTTCGGCATGAGCGAGGACGACGTGAAGGTCGGCCTTTCGCAACCCTGGGTGGCCATGGACACCGACTACGGCGGGATGGGGATCGACGGTCCGTTCGCGGCCGAAGGAAGCGCCCATCCGCGCGCGTTCGCCAGCACCGCCCGGATCCTCGGCCACTACGCGCGCGACGAGCGCTTGTTCACGGTCGAGGAGGCGGTCCGGAAAATGACCTCCCTGCCGGCGCGCCGGCTGGGGCTGCAGGATCGCGGGTTGATCCGGGTGGGCATGAAGGCGGACCTGGTCGTGTTCGATCCCGCGACCATCCGGGATACCGCCACGTTCGAGAAACCGATGGCGTATCCGGAAGGTATTCCGTACGTGGCGGTGAACGGACGGCTCGTCCTCGACAACGGGAAGCGCACGAAGGAACGTCCCGGCCGGCCGCTCCTCCACTCGCCTTGA
- a CDS encoding Mrp/NBP35 family ATP-binding protein — protein sequence MGVTAEQVLSALKDLKDPSSGRPMSELGYFKHPEMLDGGGVRVRVELPTPASPHKARIEEAVRAMLSPLQLPRVEVAFGANVRPSPAKQHNPNDLVPSVKNVVLVGSGKGGVGKSTVSANVAVALANLGCKVGLLDADIYGPSLPLMMGLFGARPTSEDGKSVVPLTAFGVKVISIGFFVDPDQAMIWRGPMLHGALVQLLRDVRWGDLDYLILDLPPGTGDIQLTIAQQVSVSGAVVVTTPQDVALADAIKAKTMFDKVNIPVLGFVENMSGFVCPHCHHETDIFSKGGAEQAAAKLGVPFLGRVPINPAIRVGSDDGRPVVAADPGLPEAQALTRIAQNVADRVALANMTAVPRGQKPLVQLGKKA from the coding sequence ATGGGCGTAACGGCGGAGCAGGTTCTTTCAGCGCTGAAGGATCTCAAGGACCCCTCGTCCGGCCGGCCGATGTCCGAGCTCGGGTACTTCAAGCATCCCGAGATGCTCGACGGCGGAGGCGTGCGGGTGCGCGTCGAGCTGCCGACGCCGGCCTCGCCGCACAAGGCGCGGATCGAGGAAGCGGTGCGGGCCATGCTCTCGCCGCTGCAGCTTCCGCGCGTGGAGGTGGCGTTCGGAGCGAACGTCCGCCCCTCGCCCGCCAAGCAGCACAATCCCAACGATCTCGTCCCTTCGGTGAAGAACGTCGTCCTGGTCGGCTCCGGCAAGGGCGGGGTGGGAAAGAGCACGGTCTCCGCCAACGTCGCCGTCGCGCTGGCGAATCTGGGGTGCAAGGTCGGCTTGCTGGACGCCGACATCTACGGCCCGTCGCTGCCTCTGATGATGGGCCTGTTCGGCGCGCGTCCGACCAGCGAAGACGGCAAGAGCGTCGTCCCGCTCACCGCGTTCGGTGTGAAGGTGATCAGCATCGGGTTCTTCGTCGATCCCGATCAGGCGATGATCTGGCGGGGCCCGATGCTGCACGGCGCCCTGGTGCAGTTGTTGCGCGACGTGCGCTGGGGTGACCTGGACTACCTGATCCTCGATCTGCCGCCCGGCACCGGCGACATCCAGCTCACCATCGCGCAACAGGTCAGCGTCAGCGGCGCGGTGGTAGTGACCACGCCGCAGGACGTGGCCCTGGCCGACGCCATCAAGGCGAAGACGATGTTCGACAAGGTGAACATCCCGGTGCTGGGGTTCGTGGAGAACATGAGCGGGTTCGTCTGTCCCCATTGCCACCATGAGACCGACATCTTTTCCAAGGGTGGCGCGGAGCAGGCCGCCGCCAAGCTGGGAGTGCCGTTCCTCGGGCGAGTTCCCATCAATCCGGCGATCCGTGTCGGAAGCGACGACGGGCGGCCCGTGGTCGCCGCCGACCCCGGTCTTCCCGAAGCCCAGGCGCTCACGCGGATCGCGCAGAACGTTGCCGACCGGGTCGCGCTCGCGAACATGACCGCGGTCCCGCGCGGGCAGAAACCTCTCGTGCAACTGGGGAAGAAAGCGTGA
- a CDS encoding cupin domain-containing protein — MNKTSLVQCDDQIVEQGGFAFRRKRLGAAAGGKGIGASWFELQPGQKAFPFHFHLANDEAVFVLEGEGTLRLGEEEHSLRAGDYVTFPPGPPGHQIINRSQAPLRYLAISTMREPEVAVYPDSRKVGVLARGHGIMSVHRQGDAVDYYDGEK, encoded by the coding sequence GTGAACAAGACCTCGCTGGTGCAGTGCGACGACCAGATCGTGGAGCAGGGCGGCTTCGCCTTCCGGCGAAAGCGGCTCGGCGCAGCCGCCGGTGGAAAGGGCATCGGCGCGAGCTGGTTCGAGTTGCAGCCGGGCCAGAAGGCATTTCCGTTCCATTTCCATCTCGCGAACGACGAGGCCGTGTTCGTCCTCGAGGGCGAAGGCACTCTGCGGTTGGGCGAGGAGGAGCATTCACTGCGCGCGGGGGACTACGTCACGTTTCCACCGGGGCCTCCGGGGCACCAGATCATCAACCGCTCGCAGGCCCCGTTGCGGTACCTCGCGATCTCCACCATGCGGGAACCCGAAGTAGCCGTCTATCCGGATTCGCGGAAGGTCGGCGTCCTGGCCCGCGGTCATGGGATCATGTCGGTGCACCGCCAAGGCGACGCCGTCGACTACTACGATGGCGAGAAGTGA